One Nonomuraea angiospora DNA segment encodes these proteins:
- a CDS encoding ABC transporter substrate-binding protein: MLRSRRDFFRVAGFSATGLALAACGVQGQKAAPPKADAVKDFWAKQTKHGKVVFANWPEYMPGDKAPLEKFKQATGISYEYKEVIQENAEFFGKADPVLRAGQSLGYDIVVMTNGVQLQHMIELGYVTPLDHSQLPNFEANAGQKYKERAYDPGNKYTVPYTSGVTGIAYNTKYVDEDITSIQALFDPKYKGRVGMMADAQEIGNFGMFALGIAPEKSTEADWKKAGEKLKAQRDAGIVRKYYDQSYIDAVSKGDVWISMAWSGDVFQRQLAGEPVKFVVPEEGGTIWTDNMLIPKNAANPVDALMLMDYLYQPPVAAELDEFIQYVTPVPAVQDLLREKAKTAKGKDKKSLEEMIDSPLMFPTEADYGKLHNYTPLTTQQEQVYNPIFQSITQA, translated from the coding sequence ATGCTCCGCTCCCGTCGCGATTTCTTCCGCGTCGCTGGGTTCTCCGCCACAGGGCTCGCGCTGGCCGCGTGCGGCGTTCAAGGACAGAAGGCCGCGCCCCCGAAGGCCGACGCGGTCAAGGATTTCTGGGCCAAGCAGACCAAGCACGGCAAGGTCGTCTTCGCCAACTGGCCCGAGTACATGCCCGGGGACAAGGCCCCCCTGGAGAAGTTCAAGCAGGCCACCGGCATCTCGTACGAGTACAAAGAGGTCATCCAGGAGAACGCCGAGTTCTTCGGCAAGGCCGACCCCGTGCTGCGGGCGGGGCAGTCGCTGGGCTACGACATCGTCGTCATGACCAACGGCGTCCAGCTCCAGCACATGATCGAGCTGGGCTACGTGACGCCGCTCGACCACTCCCAGCTGCCGAACTTCGAGGCCAACGCCGGCCAGAAGTACAAGGAGCGGGCCTACGACCCCGGCAACAAGTACACGGTGCCGTACACGTCGGGGGTGACCGGGATCGCGTACAACACCAAGTACGTCGACGAGGACATCACCAGCATCCAGGCGCTGTTCGACCCCAAGTACAAGGGCCGGGTGGGCATGATGGCCGACGCCCAGGAGATCGGGAACTTCGGCATGTTCGCGCTGGGCATCGCCCCGGAGAAGTCGACCGAGGCGGACTGGAAGAAGGCCGGGGAGAAGCTCAAGGCACAGCGCGACGCCGGAATTGTCCGGAAATATTACGATCAAAGCTACATCGACGCTGTGTCCAAGGGCGACGTCTGGATCAGCATGGCCTGGTCGGGCGACGTCTTCCAGCGCCAGCTCGCCGGCGAGCCCGTCAAGTTCGTGGTGCCCGAGGAGGGCGGCACGATCTGGACCGACAACATGCTCATCCCCAAGAACGCGGCCAACCCGGTGGACGCGCTCATGCTCATGGACTACCTCTACCAGCCGCCCGTGGCCGCCGAGCTGGACGAGTTCATCCAGTACGTCACGCCGGTCCCGGCCGTGCAGGACCTGCTGAGGGAGAAGGCCAAGACGGCCAAGGGCAAGGACAAGAAGTCCCTCGAGGAAATGATCGACAGCCCGCTCATGTTCCCCACCGAGGCCGACTACGGCAAGCTGCACAACTACACCCCGCTGACCACCCAGCAGGAGCAGGTCTACAACCCGATCTTCCAGTCCATCACCCAGGCGTAG
- a CDS encoding ABC transporter permease: protein MRRLTPYLLALPSWMWLAIFLVVPMAAMASVSLQTGNAIDGFAMTFSFSNYSDALGRYSTQLVRSLLYGGLATVAMLVIGYPVAYWIAFKGGTRKSVYLFLLLLPFFVSFVLRTISWNFLLSDNGILFGTLKGWGLLPEDFHVLATTVAVVGGLTYNFLPFMILPIYVSLERVDPRVIEAAQDLYATRTSAFRRVVLPLSLPGVFAGVLMTFVPATADPINAQILGGTANTMIGNIIQTEYLTNLDYPTASALSFTLMAVLLVGIFIYARALGTENVLEAAAR, encoded by the coding sequence ATGAGGCGGCTCACCCCCTACCTGCTGGCGCTGCCGAGCTGGATGTGGCTTGCGATCTTCCTGGTCGTGCCCATGGCCGCGATGGCCTCGGTCTCCCTGCAGACCGGCAACGCCATCGACGGCTTCGCCATGACGTTCAGCTTCTCCAACTACAGTGACGCGCTCGGCCGGTACAGCACCCAGCTGGTGCGCTCGCTGCTCTATGGCGGCCTGGCCACCGTGGCCATGCTGGTGATCGGCTACCCGGTGGCGTACTGGATCGCGTTCAAGGGCGGCACGCGCAAGTCCGTGTACCTGTTCCTGCTGCTGCTGCCGTTCTTCGTGTCGTTCGTGCTGCGGACGATCTCGTGGAACTTCCTGCTGTCGGACAACGGCATCCTGTTCGGCACGCTGAAGGGCTGGGGGCTGCTGCCCGAGGACTTCCACGTGCTGGCCACGACGGTCGCCGTGGTGGGCGGGCTGACGTACAACTTCCTGCCGTTCATGATCCTGCCGATCTACGTGTCGCTGGAGCGGGTGGACCCGCGGGTGATCGAGGCGGCCCAGGACCTGTACGCCACGCGGACGTCGGCCTTCCGGCGGGTGGTGCTGCCGCTGTCGCTGCCGGGGGTCTTCGCGGGGGTGCTGATGACGTTCGTGCCCGCCACGGCCGACCCGATCAACGCGCAGATCCTCGGCGGCACGGCCAACACGATGATCGGCAACATCATCCAGACCGAGTATCTGACGAACCTCGACTACCCGACCGCCTCGGCCCTGTCGTTCACGCTGATGGCGGTGCTGCTGGTGGGCATCTTCATCTACGCCAGGGCGCTCGGGACGGAGAACGTGCTCGAGGCGGCGGCCCGATGA
- a CDS encoding ABC transporter permease, with the protein MRGTRLGDRLLHIYTWIIILWLSSPIAVMILFGFNDKQSKSNTSWQGFTLRWYAELFDISDLTVALRNSLVIAAVSTIITVVIGTMLGLALGRHRFHGKGVTNFLVFAAISTPELVMGASLLSLFVSGNVPRDANTIIVSHVLFSLSFVVVTVRARIVTLDPSLEEAARDLGATAWGTFRQVTLPSIMPGVMAGAMLSFALSIDDYVVTSFVNGSTVTFPLWIVGAVKTGIPPQVNVMGTLIFGIGVLIAIGNAVAARRRT; encoded by the coding sequence ATGAGAGGGACGAGGCTCGGCGACCGGCTACTGCACATCTACACCTGGATCATCATCCTCTGGCTGTCCTCGCCGATCGCCGTGATGATCCTCTTCGGCTTCAACGACAAGCAGAGCAAGTCGAACACCTCCTGGCAGGGCTTCACGCTCCGCTGGTACGCCGAGCTGTTCGACATCTCCGACCTGACCGTGGCGCTGCGCAACTCGCTGGTGATCGCCGCGGTCAGCACGATCATCACGGTCGTGATCGGCACCATGCTGGGGCTCGCGCTCGGACGGCACCGTTTCCACGGCAAGGGGGTCACGAACTTCCTGGTCTTCGCCGCCATCTCCACACCCGAGCTGGTCATGGGCGCGTCGCTGCTGTCGCTGTTCGTCTCGGGGAACGTGCCGCGCGACGCGAACACGATCATCGTCTCCCACGTGCTGTTCTCGTTGTCCTTCGTGGTGGTGACGGTGCGGGCGCGGATCGTCACGCTGGACCCGTCGCTGGAGGAGGCGGCCAGGGATCTGGGGGCGACGGCCTGGGGGACGTTCCGGCAGGTCACGCTGCCGTCGATCATGCCGGGCGTGATGGCGGGCGCGATGTTGTCGTTCGCTCTCTCCATCGACGACTACGTGGTCACCAGCTTCGTCAACGGCTCGACCGTCACCTTCCCCCTGTGGATCGTCGGTGCGGTCAAGACCGGGATCCCACCGCAGGTCAACGTCATGGGTACGCTGATCTTCGGCATCGGGGTGCTGATCGCGATCGGAAACGCGGTGGCGGCGCGGCGCCGTACCTAA
- a CDS encoding NAD(P)/FAD-dependent oxidoreductase codes for MDPLKALADAERKPYWLDSPARPEPRPRLDQTTSADLVVVGGGFSGLWTALMAKERDPSLDVVLLEGRRIGWAATGRNGGFCMATLTHGLANGAERWPDEIGRLERMGVANLDEIEQTLERYGVDCSFERTGELHVATEPWQLDGLREHLELISELGLDYVPLDQEQVRAELNSPTYLGGLWERSGCAMLDPARLAWGLREACLRLGVRVHERTPVRSLRDDGTTITLRTPYGAVAARQVALGTGVFPPLLRRLKHFVVPVYDYALMTEPLTDLQLAEVGWRNRQGVGDSGNQFHYYRLTDDNRILWGGYDAVYYNGGLVKPEYEQRDETFVKLAEHFYDTFPQLDEVRFTHRWGGVIDTCSRFSAFYGQAHGGRLAYATGYTGMGVGATRFGANVMLDLLSGESTERTELRMVKEKPMPFPPEPVRSGVIQFTRWSIAQADQHEGKRNLWLRVLDRMGLGFDS; via the coding sequence GTGGATCCGCTGAAGGCGCTTGCTGACGCGGAGCGCAAGCCGTACTGGCTGGACAGCCCGGCCAGACCCGAGCCGCGACCGCGGCTCGACCAGACAACGAGCGCCGACCTGGTCGTCGTCGGCGGAGGCTTCTCAGGGCTGTGGACGGCCCTGATGGCCAAGGAACGAGACCCGTCCCTGGACGTGGTCCTGCTCGAAGGACGCAGGATCGGCTGGGCCGCCACCGGCCGCAACGGCGGGTTCTGCATGGCGACCCTCACCCACGGTCTGGCCAACGGCGCGGAACGGTGGCCGGACGAGATCGGGCGCCTGGAACGCATGGGCGTGGCCAACCTCGACGAGATCGAGCAGACCCTGGAGCGCTACGGCGTCGACTGCTCCTTCGAGCGCACCGGCGAGCTGCACGTGGCCACCGAGCCGTGGCAGCTCGACGGGCTCCGTGAGCACCTGGAGCTGATCTCCGAGCTGGGGCTCGACTACGTGCCGCTCGACCAGGAGCAGGTGCGCGCCGAGCTGAACTCGCCGACCTACCTGGGCGGGCTCTGGGAGCGCAGCGGATGCGCCATGCTCGACCCGGCCAGGCTGGCCTGGGGGCTGCGGGAGGCGTGCCTGCGGCTGGGGGTGCGCGTCCACGAACGCACCCCGGTCCGCTCGCTGCGCGACGACGGCACGACGATCACGCTGCGCACGCCGTACGGCGCCGTCGCGGCGCGGCAGGTGGCTCTCGGGACCGGCGTGTTCCCGCCGCTGCTGCGGCGGCTCAAGCACTTCGTGGTCCCCGTGTACGACTACGCGCTGATGACCGAGCCCCTGACCGACCTCCAGCTCGCCGAGGTCGGCTGGCGCAACCGGCAGGGCGTGGGCGACTCGGGCAACCAGTTCCACTACTACCGGCTGACCGACGACAACCGGATCCTGTGGGGCGGCTACGACGCCGTCTACTACAACGGGGGTCTGGTCAAACCCGAGTACGAGCAGCGCGACGAGACGTTCGTCAAGCTGGCCGAGCACTTCTACGACACCTTCCCCCAGCTCGACGAGGTGCGGTTCACCCACCGGTGGGGAGGGGTGATCGACACCTGCAGCCGGTTCAGCGCCTTCTACGGGCAGGCGCACGGCGGGCGGCTGGCCTACGCCACCGGCTACACCGGGATGGGCGTGGGCGCCACCCGCTTCGGCGCGAACGTCATGCTCGACCTGCTGTCGGGCGAGTCCACCGAGCGGACCGAGCTGCGGATGGTCAAGGAGAAGCCGATGCCGTTCCCGCCGGAGCCGGTGCGGTCCGGGGTCATCCAGTTCACCCGCTGGTCGATCGCGCAGGCCGACCAGCACGAGGGCAAGCGCAACCTGTGGCTGCGCGTGCTCGACCGGATGGGGCTGGGGTTCGACTCGTGA
- a CDS encoding alpha/beta hydrolase, with translation MILTTRVEFVVDGLTLAGDLRVPGGAGPRPALVFTGPFTGVRSQVTGLYADRLAERGYVTLAFDHRNWGESEGLPRREEDPQGKLRDLRGAVSFLRSRAEVDRDRIGAVGVCLGGGYALKFAAFDPRVRTFVGIAGAYNNPYGMRSGMDYQATLAALTDVLERQDQGGAVEYLPVVSSLPPEEGEAAMPGDEPYAYYGTSRGASPHWSNSVTRASLRELVTMDNMMGADFLSPKPALIVHGVVDRFCSPEGAEEAFRRLDQPKQLVWVDAKQHIDLYDREPYVTQAVDATATFLADHL, from the coding sequence GTGATCCTGACCACGCGAGTCGAGTTCGTGGTCGACGGCCTCACGCTCGCCGGGGACCTGCGGGTCCCCGGCGGCGCGGGGCCCCGGCCCGCCCTGGTGTTCACGGGGCCGTTCACCGGGGTGCGCTCCCAGGTCACAGGGCTGTACGCGGATCGGCTGGCCGAGCGGGGGTACGTGACGCTGGCCTTCGACCACCGGAACTGGGGCGAGTCCGAAGGGCTTCCGCGCCGGGAGGAGGATCCGCAGGGCAAGCTGCGCGACCTGCGGGGGGCGGTGTCGTTCCTGCGGTCGCGGGCCGAGGTGGACCGGGATCGGATCGGGGCGGTGGGGGTGTGTCTGGGGGGCGGCTACGCGCTCAAGTTCGCAGCTTTCGACCCCCGAGTCCGGACATTTGTCGGTATCGCGGGCGCGTACAACAACCCGTACGGCATGCGCTCCGGCATGGACTACCAGGCGACGCTGGCGGCCCTCACGGACGTCCTCGAACGCCAGGACCAGGGCGGCGCCGTGGAGTACCTGCCGGTCGTCTCCTCCCTGCCCCCGGAGGAGGGGGAGGCCGCCATGCCGGGCGACGAGCCGTACGCGTACTACGGCACCTCGCGGGGCGCCTCGCCGCACTGGTCCAACTCGGTGACCAGGGCGAGCCTGCGGGAGCTGGTCACGATGGACAACATGATGGGAGCGGACTTCCTGTCGCCCAAGCCGGCGCTGATCGTGCACGGGGTCGTCGACCGCTTCTGCTCGCCGGAGGGGGCCGAGGAGGCGTTCCGCCGCCTCGACCAGCCGAAACAGCTCGTCTGGGTGGACGCCAAGCAGCACATCGACCTGTACGACCGCGAACCGTACGTCACGCAGGCCGTGGACGCCACCGCCACCTTCCTCGCCGACCACCTCTGA
- a CDS encoding ATP-binding protein — MWLGEAHPLCFDAEQVVAELVNNSVLHVPISGTRDWVRVHLGFGDDFIRLDVIDPGANVPAERFVPGEPCGDEESGRGLQIASELSERWGTHLIERGHRVVWCDLKMPDERSVDDTSPGVSPERAARRIAARYAELREAPSIVAAGVS; from the coding sequence ATGTGGCTGGGAGAGGCGCATCCGCTGTGCTTCGACGCGGAGCAGGTCGTTGCCGAACTGGTGAACAACAGCGTGTTGCATGTGCCGATCAGCGGCACACGCGACTGGGTGAGAGTTCATCTGGGCTTCGGGGATGACTTCATTCGCCTGGATGTGATCGACCCCGGTGCCAATGTGCCGGCGGAGCGCTTCGTCCCAGGTGAGCCCTGCGGTGACGAGGAATCCGGCCGGGGACTGCAGATCGCGTCCGAACTCTCGGAGCGCTGGGGGACGCATCTGATCGAGCGAGGGCATCGCGTTGTTTGGTGCGACCTCAAGATGCCAGATGAGCGCTCCGTCGACGATACGTCGCCCGGAGTGTCGCCGGAGCGGGCCGCGCGCAGGATCGCTGCTCGATACGCCGAACTCCGTGAAGCACCGAGCATTGTGGCCGCAGGTGTGTCGTGA
- a CDS encoding helix-turn-helix domain-containing protein encodes MPGPKQLNPDESAAARFGYELRKARDAAGFTQGQLGQRMGYHANAIGMVERGERAPKAEFARLAEEHLGLEPEKLSQFLPVGSRETIFKTLGPWLEIEAGARELWTWEPTMVPGLLQTPEYTRAIVAGKPGITSEKIEAAVRDRMARKEIFRKANPPLLYAVLDESILYRPIGSESIIRAQLTYLIEVARSPITIQILPFDARVTAGLLGGCLIAHTTGGPTAAFVDSPVSGKVWDGESEVEILIRRYQACRSEALPQSLSLRKIKERLDQEWNWS; translated from the coding sequence ATGCCGGGTCCCAAGCAGCTGAATCCGGACGAGAGTGCGGCAGCGCGGTTCGGTTACGAGTTGCGCAAGGCACGGGACGCCGCAGGCTTCACGCAGGGGCAACTCGGCCAGCGAATGGGCTACCACGCCAACGCCATCGGCATGGTCGAGCGCGGAGAACGCGCACCCAAGGCCGAGTTCGCTCGCCTGGCAGAGGAACACCTTGGACTGGAACCCGAAAAGTTGTCCCAGTTCCTGCCTGTTGGCTCGCGTGAGACGATCTTCAAAACTCTCGGTCCGTGGCTTGAGATCGAGGCCGGTGCACGGGAGTTGTGGACATGGGAGCCCACCATGGTCCCTGGGTTGCTTCAGACCCCTGAGTACACGAGGGCCATCGTCGCAGGAAAGCCTGGCATCACCAGCGAGAAGATAGAGGCGGCTGTCAGGGATCGGATGGCGCGGAAGGAGATCTTCCGCAAGGCCAACCCTCCTCTGCTCTACGCGGTGTTAGACGAGTCAATCCTGTATCGTCCGATCGGGAGCGAAAGTATCATTCGCGCCCAGTTGACCTATCTGATCGAGGTGGCTCGCAGTCCAATCACGATTCAGATCCTCCCCTTCGACGCCCGCGTGACGGCTGGGCTTCTCGGCGGGTGTCTGATCGCACATACGACTGGTGGGCCGACCGCTGCCTTTGTGGATAGCCCAGTGAGCGGGAAGGTGTGGGACGGAGAGTCTGAGGTCGAGATTCTTATCCGTCGCTATCAGGCATGCCGCTCCGAAGCCCTTCCCCAGAGTCTTTCTCTTCGGAAGATCAAAGAAAGGTTGGATCAAGAATGGAACTGGAGCTGA
- a CDS encoding DUF397 domain-containing protein — protein MELELSEELAAAVWRKSSFSGDNGNCLEVAPLSGGRVGIRDTERPDLQPFVVSEGVWSAFTCGAKAGEFDF, from the coding sequence ATGGAACTGGAGCTGAGCGAGGAACTTGCCGCCGCTGTGTGGCGCAAGTCCTCGTTCTCGGGCGACAATGGCAATTGCCTTGAAGTGGCACCACTGTCCGGTGGTCGTGTCGGCATCCGAGACACCGAGCGCCCGGACCTGCAACCCTTCGTGGTGAGTGAAGGCGTGTGGTCCGCATTCACCTGTGGGGCCAAAGCGGGAGAATTCGACTTCTAG